The Streptomyces achromogenes genome window below encodes:
- a CDS encoding 5'-methylthioadenosine/S-adenosylhomocysteine nucleosidase family protein, with translation MSAQPVPAPLLIACALGIEHLALRLGDRSGADGPVTVLRTGMGPRAAERSVTRVLAGPVLGGAAVLATGFCAGLAPGMHPGDLVVAEETRDPRGRVPCVGVDLLVKELVRILPGRTVHTGPLTGSDHVVRGPERADLRATGAIAVDMESASTLLSAVRAEPRPVAAVRVVVDAPEHELVRIGTVRGGISAFRVLRCVLPAFFEWHRNVLLPRR, from the coding sequence ATGAGCGCGCAGCCCGTCCCGGCCCCGCTGCTGATCGCCTGCGCGCTCGGCATCGAGCACCTCGCCCTGCGCCTGGGCGACCGCAGCGGGGCCGACGGGCCGGTCACCGTCCTGCGGACGGGAATGGGCCCCAGAGCGGCCGAACGCTCCGTCACCCGGGTGCTGGCCGGCCCGGTGCTCGGCGGGGCGGCCGTGCTGGCCACCGGCTTCTGCGCCGGTCTCGCCCCCGGCATGCACCCCGGCGACCTGGTCGTCGCCGAGGAGACCCGGGACCCGCGCGGCCGGGTGCCCTGCGTCGGCGTCGACCTGCTGGTCAAGGAGCTCGTGCGGATTCTGCCGGGCCGCACCGTGCACACCGGCCCGCTCACCGGCTCCGACCACGTGGTACGCGGACCCGAGCGGGCCGACCTGCGCGCGACGGGCGCGATCGCGGTCGACATGGAGTCGGCGTCCACCCTCCTGAGCGCCGTGCGCGCCGAACCGCGCCCGGTTGCGGCCGTACGGGTGGTCGTGGACGCTCCTGAACATGAACTCGTCCGGATCGGCACGGTGCGCGGTGGAATATCGGCTTTCCGCGTCCTTCGCTGCGTCCTGCCTGCTTTTTTCGAATGGCACCGTAATGTTCTGCTCCCCCGGAGGTGA